From Chryseobacterium gallinarum, one genomic window encodes:
- a CDS encoding HAD family hydrolase — protein MKNHITTIAFDADDTLWSNEPYFQEAEKEFCTLLEDYLPQHSVSQELLKTEMQNLHLYGYGVKGFMLCMVETIGKVSDNTAPMELVNKVIQLGQDLLRKPVVLLDGVTETLESLKGKYRLVVATKGDLLDQERKLKNSGLQDFFHHIEIMSNKKEHDYNKLLKHLDCSPENFLMLGNSIKSDILPVLEIGGNAAHIPYHVTWSHEQHDIHLNHEHFMELKSIDEIVKYL, from the coding sequence ATGAAAAACCACATCACAACGATTGCCTTTGATGCAGATGATACCCTTTGGAGCAATGAACCATACTTTCAGGAAGCAGAAAAAGAATTCTGTACACTTCTTGAAGATTATCTCCCTCAGCACTCTGTATCGCAGGAGCTGCTTAAAACCGAAATGCAAAACCTCCACCTGTATGGCTATGGTGTAAAAGGATTCATGCTTTGTATGGTAGAGACGATTGGCAAGGTTTCGGATAATACAGCCCCAATGGAATTAGTTAACAAAGTGATTCAATTGGGGCAGGACCTGCTTCGGAAACCGGTTGTGCTACTGGACGGGGTAACTGAAACCCTCGAAAGTTTAAAAGGAAAGTACAGACTGGTGGTTGCCACGAAGGGAGACCTCCTGGATCAGGAACGTAAACTGAAAAATTCAGGATTACAAGACTTTTTTCATCACATTGAAATCATGAGTAACAAAAAAGAACACGACTATAACAAGTTGCTGAAACATCTGGATTGCTCACCTGAAAACTTCCTGATGCTCGGGAATTCTATCAAATCCGACATTTTACCCGTATTGGAAATCGGTGGTAATGCAGCTCATATTCCTTACCATGTTACCTGGAGCCATGAACAACATGATATACATCTGAATCATGAGCATTTTATGGAATTAAAAAGCATTGATGAAATTGTAAAATATTTGTGA
- a CDS encoding Crp/Fnr family transcriptional regulator has product MLRTNQSFLSHLEKLYHKQSVKNIILETFSKGQELLIQDHSVSKVMLIKDGITKCYFEEENGKEYIVEFLGSGEILGEVELIKNIPCLCSIEALTEVTVYTISLSYFNELIRKDLTLNNLLLNSFAERIINTSSRASYQQLYTVEHTLTQLLKMQSKQNIKISKEDMAAYLGITVRSLNRILKYLNLK; this is encoded by the coding sequence ATGCTACGAACAAATCAGTCATTTTTAAGTCATCTTGAAAAGCTTTATCATAAACAATCGGTAAAAAATATTATTTTGGAAACTTTTTCCAAAGGACAGGAATTATTAATTCAGGATCATTCAGTTTCCAAAGTCATGCTGATTAAAGATGGAATTACAAAATGTTACTTTGAAGAAGAAAACGGGAAAGAATATATTGTAGAATTCCTGGGAAGCGGTGAAATCCTCGGCGAAGTAGAACTGATTAAAAATATTCCTTGCCTGTGCAGTATTGAAGCTTTAACGGAAGTTACAGTCTATACTATAAGTCTGTCTTATTTTAATGAATTAATTAGAAAAGATCTTACCTTGAATAATTTATTGTTGAATTCTTTTGCAGAACGAATTATCAACACTTCAAGCAGGGCTTCGTATCAACAGCTTTATACGGTAGAGCATACCCTCACACAATTGCTTAAAATGCAATCTAAACAGAATATCAAAATTTCCAAAGAAGATATGGCTGCCTATCTGGGGATTACAGTAAGAAGTTTAAACAGAATTTTGAAGTATTTAAATTTAAAATAG
- a CDS encoding GNAT family N-acetyltransferase: MGNIKFRNAGLADLHKIVEIYNSTIASRMVTADVEEVEVEGKVSWFNEHNPETRPLWIVEDGQGQIVGWVSFSSFHERPAYNGTVEVSIYLDENFRGKGYGKMILQYCIDNAEKFGVKNLVALIFLHNEPSLKLFRYFGFEDWGTLPDVAVLDGIERSLKILGKKIK, translated from the coding sequence ATGGGAAATATAAAATTCAGAAATGCCGGATTAGCTGACCTACATAAAATTGTAGAAATTTACAATTCAACCATCGCTTCAAGAATGGTGACTGCAGATGTAGAAGAAGTCGAAGTAGAAGGCAAGGTATCATGGTTCAATGAGCATAATCCTGAAACCAGGCCACTTTGGATTGTTGAAGATGGTCAAGGGCAGATTGTAGGTTGGGTAAGTTTCAGTTCTTTTCATGAAAGACCGGCATACAATGGAACGGTGGAAGTAAGTATTTACCTGGATGAAAATTTCAGGGGAAAAGGATACGGAAAAATGATTCTTCAGTATTGTATAGATAATGCGGAAAAGTTTGGTGTTAAAAATCTGGTTGCTCTTATCTTCCTTCATAACGAGCCTAGCCTGAAGCTGTTCAGGTATTTTGGATTTGAAGATTGGGGAACCCTTCCGGATGTTGCAGTTTTAGATGGTATTGAACGAAGCCTGAAGATTTTAGGGAAAAAAATTAAATAA
- a CDS encoding MATE family efflux transporter, with protein sequence MNFLNKNYTKECLTLALPVMLTQVGQVSVNLFDNIIVGKLLGADALASVSLGNAVFFSIFVLALGFSFAIPPLVSEAHSKQDHDTINSVFSHGFIINMSVGIILMVILLLGMPLLYHSGQPAKIIPDTVGFLSIMVISMIPFMAFQTLREVSEGLSYTIGVTKATIIANIINIALNYVFIKGLWGIPPMGVKGSALATLISRIFMVVFLYFVLLKEKRTRRYIKDFSLKLKVFSKKMFDKMVKLGLPTALQMFFEVTAFAGAAFICGLISAHDIASHQIALSMASFTFNLCVGFSVASTVMIGRKLGEQNFVELRKVGINNLKIAFIFMCICGLVFILGRHILPTFFTKKEEVEVIALASKLMIIAALFQLSDGIQVTALGMLRGLQDVKIPSIYTFIAYWIITIPLGYFFCVTLGMGAFGMWIALGLGLTVSAIFLVKRFLNMSAKRIKQNI encoded by the coding sequence ATGAATTTTTTAAACAAAAACTACACAAAAGAATGCCTGACTCTGGCTCTGCCTGTAATGCTCACCCAGGTAGGGCAGGTTTCAGTAAATTTATTCGACAATATTATTGTCGGAAAACTTTTAGGTGCTGATGCATTAGCATCCGTTTCATTGGGAAACGCCGTATTCTTCTCCATATTTGTATTGGCATTGGGATTTTCTTTTGCTATACCGCCTTTGGTTTCAGAAGCACATTCAAAACAGGACCATGATACCATTAATTCCGTATTTAGTCACGGATTTATTATCAATATGTCTGTTGGGATTATTCTTATGGTCATCTTATTGCTGGGGATGCCTCTTCTCTATCATTCGGGACAGCCTGCCAAGATCATCCCCGATACGGTTGGTTTCCTAAGCATCATGGTTATAAGCATGATTCCTTTCATGGCATTCCAGACGCTTCGTGAAGTTTCCGAAGGTCTTTCTTATACCATAGGAGTTACCAAAGCGACCATCATTGCGAATATCATTAATATCGCTTTAAACTATGTATTTATTAAAGGACTTTGGGGTATTCCTCCAATGGGAGTGAAAGGATCAGCACTGGCTACTTTAATTTCCAGGATTTTCATGGTGGTTTTCCTTTATTTTGTATTGCTTAAAGAAAAAAGGACCAGACGTTATATCAAAGATTTCTCGTTAAAGCTCAAAGTATTTTCAAAAAAAATGTTTGACAAAATGGTAAAACTGGGGCTTCCTACTGCATTACAAATGTTCTTCGAGGTAACTGCTTTTGCCGGTGCAGCATTTATTTGCGGACTGATCTCTGCCCATGATATTGCTTCGCATCAGATTGCATTAAGCATGGCTTCTTTCACCTTCAATTTATGTGTAGGCTTTAGTGTGGCTTCTACAGTAATGATCGGCAGAAAGCTGGGTGAGCAGAATTTTGTTGAATTAAGAAAAGTCGGAATCAACAACCTGAAGATTGCCTTTATCTTCATGTGTATTTGTGGACTGGTTTTTATTCTGGGTAGACATATCCTTCCTACCTTCTTTACAAAAAAAGAAGAGGTAGAAGTTATAGCGTTAGCTTCAAAGCTTATGATTATTGCTGCTTTATTCCAGCTTTCAGACGGAATCCAGGTAACGGCACTGGGAATGCTGAGAGGCTTGCAGGACGTTAAAATACCATCTATCTATACTTTTATCGCTTACTGGATAATTACTATCCCCTTGGGATATTTCTTCTGTGTGACCTTGGGAATGGGAGCCTTCGGAATGTGGATTGCCCTGGGATTAGGACTTACAGTCTCTGCTATATTCCTGGTTAAGCGGTTTTTGAATATGTCTGCGAAAAGGATCAAGCAGAATATATAA
- a CDS encoding sigma-54-dependent transcriptional regulator, with the protein MQKILIVEDEKAISGVLHSILSDELTDYEFVIAEDGLEGYKQIEKEDFALVISDIKMPKLSGTELLKQSMALKPETTFIMISGHADIDSAVSCLKEGAYDFISKPIDINRLITSVKNALVKETLKKENKNLQTENKTLKKKVSKKYQMIGNSPALQKIQEMIEKVAVSDARVLITGPNGAGKELVAHAIHNQSERAKGPMVEVNCAAIPSELIESELFGHVKGSFTGAIKDKQGKFEQANGGTIFLDEIGDMSLIAQAKVLRALQESKVSPVGSDKEIKVDVRVIAATNKNMQKEIEEGKFREDLYHRLSVIEIYVPPLDERKEDIKLLVEHFSGMIADEHGTATKKFDDKAIEALKALSWTGNIRELRNVVERLIILGGNTVSESDVASFVRK; encoded by the coding sequence ATGCAAAAAATCCTTATAGTAGAAGACGAAAAAGCAATATCGGGAGTACTTCACAGTATTCTTTCTGATGAACTCACAGATTATGAATTTGTTATCGCCGAAGACGGCCTTGAAGGTTATAAACAGATAGAAAAAGAAGATTTCGCCTTGGTGATTTCTGATATCAAAATGCCTAAACTTTCAGGAACCGAGCTTTTAAAACAAAGTATGGCACTGAAGCCCGAAACTACTTTTATCATGATCTCAGGTCACGCAGACATCGATTCTGCTGTTTCTTGTCTGAAAGAAGGAGCATACGACTTTATTTCCAAACCAATTGATATCAACAGGCTGATCACAAGTGTGAAGAATGCCCTGGTTAAGGAAACACTGAAAAAGGAAAATAAAAATCTTCAGACCGAAAACAAAACATTAAAGAAAAAGGTCAGCAAGAAATATCAGATGATCGGGAACTCTCCTGCCCTGCAAAAGATCCAGGAAATGATTGAAAAAGTAGCAGTTTCTGATGCCAGGGTTCTGATTACAGGACCTAACGGTGCAGGGAAAGAGCTGGTTGCCCATGCTATTCACAACCAAAGTGAGAGAGCAAAAGGCCCGATGGTAGAAGTCAACTGTGCGGCGATCCCGTCTGAACTTATTGAATCTGAACTTTTCGGACATGTAAAAGGATCTTTTACCGGTGCGATTAAAGATAAACAAGGAAAATTTGAGCAGGCCAACGGAGGTACCATCTTCCTGGATGAGATTGGGGATATGAGTCTAATTGCCCAGGCAAAGGTGTTAAGAGCTCTTCAGGAAAGCAAGGTTTCCCCTGTTGGAAGTGATAAAGAAATTAAAGTTGACGTAAGGGTAATTGCGGCAACCAATAAGAATATGCAGAAAGAAATTGAAGAGGGTAAATTCAGAGAAGACCTTTACCACAGGCTTTCTGTAATTGAAATCTATGTTCCGCCATTGGATGAAAGAAAAGAGGATATTAAATTATTAGTGGAACATTTTTCCGGAATGATTGCCGATGAACACGGTACTGCAACGAAAAAGTTTGATGATAAAGCTATTGAAGCTCTAAAAGCTCTTTCATGGACCGGAAATATCAGAGAATTAAGGAATGTGGTGGAAAGATTGATCATTCTTGGTGGAAACACGGTTTCTGAAAGTGACGTTGCAAGTTTTGTAAGGAAATAA
- a CDS encoding YggS family pyridoxal phosphate-dependent enzyme produces MSIKENYQIIKNQLPSEVQLVAVSKTHPVSAIQEVYELGQRVFGENKVQELMEKYPLLPQDIQWHLIGHLQTNKVKYIAPFIDTIQSVDSERLLNEINKESGKNNRVIKVLLQVKIAAEESKFGLEISEAKALFLQYLEGKFPHVEITGLMGMATFTEDEQQVKKEFLTLKGVFDELNQLKTLKTLSMGMSDDFPVAIACGANSVRVGSAIFGRRDYSQ; encoded by the coding sequence ATGAGTATTAAAGAAAACTATCAGATTATAAAAAATCAGCTTCCTTCAGAAGTACAGCTGGTAGCTGTTTCAAAGACCCATCCGGTTTCTGCTATCCAGGAGGTTTATGAGTTGGGACAAAGAGTGTTTGGAGAAAACAAGGTTCAGGAATTGATGGAGAAATACCCGCTTCTTCCCCAGGATATCCAATGGCATTTAATTGGCCATTTACAAACCAATAAAGTAAAATACATTGCACCGTTTATAGATACCATACAAAGTGTGGATTCTGAAAGGCTATTGAATGAAATTAATAAAGAATCAGGGAAGAACAACAGGGTTATTAAAGTTTTACTTCAGGTAAAAATTGCTGCGGAAGAAAGCAAATTTGGTCTTGAGATTTCTGAGGCCAAGGCATTGTTCCTGCAATATCTGGAAGGAAAATTTCCTCATGTTGAAATTACCGGATTAATGGGAATGGCTACTTTCACAGAAGATGAGCAACAGGTAAAAAAAGAATTTTTAACCTTAAAAGGCGTTTTTGATGAATTAAATCAATTAAAAACATTAAAAACCTTATCAATGGGAATGAGTGATGATTTCCCGGTTGCCATTGCTTGTGGTGCTAATTCTGTGAGAGTTGGATCAGCAATTTTCGGACGCAGAGACTATTCACAGTAG
- a CDS encoding polysaccharide deacetylase family protein → MRKIFAEKSKNKTFLGMFALVSATSVLLNSCNFKNDVNEKLNSQEHPAAEIVPKEDDESVDPDKRVIYLTFDDGPNQGTENLLKILNKRNVCATAFLVGKHAYGSKKQKKDFELLKQSPLIELANHSFTHAHNKYTDFYKNADFVVRDFDIAKDSLKLHDKIARTPGRNIWRLNNINVTDIKSSTAAANGLKKAGYKVIGWDLEWRPTQKMTLKGSHEAMIKKVDSIFLNDLEKTSRHLVFLTHDQYLRDTDSINELDLFIEKLQKSNKFVFRKISQYPKINEVLN, encoded by the coding sequence ATGAGAAAAATTTTTGCGGAAAAGTCAAAAAATAAGACTTTTCTCGGGATGTTTGCATTGGTGAGTGCAACTTCAGTTTTATTAAACAGCTGTAATTTCAAGAATGATGTGAATGAAAAACTCAATTCACAGGAACATCCTGCCGCAGAAATAGTCCCCAAAGAGGACGATGAAAGCGTAGATCCTGACAAAAGAGTGATCTACCTTACTTTTGATGACGGCCCTAATCAGGGTACAGAAAATCTTCTAAAAATACTTAATAAAAGAAATGTTTGTGCAACCGCTTTTTTAGTGGGAAAACATGCTTATGGAAGCAAAAAGCAAAAAAAAGATTTTGAACTTCTAAAGCAAAGTCCCCTGATTGAACTAGCTAATCACAGTTTTACCCATGCCCACAACAAATACACAGATTTTTACAAAAATGCGGATTTTGTGGTTCGCGATTTCGACATTGCCAAAGACAGCCTGAAGCTCCATGATAAAATAGCGAGAACACCGGGAAGAAATATCTGGAGATTGAACAATATTAATGTGACGGATATTAAAAGTTCTACGGCTGCAGCTAACGGATTGAAGAAAGCAGGCTATAAGGTCATCGGTTGGGATCTGGAATGGCGTCCTACTCAAAAGATGACGTTAAAAGGAAGCCATGAGGCGATGATTAAAAAAGTGGACAGCATTTTCCTTAACGATCTTGAAAAAACTTCAAGGCACCTTGTCTTTCTCACTCATGATCAGTACCTCAGGGATACGGATTCTATCAATGAGCTGGATCTTTTCATCGAAAAACTGCAAAAAAGCAATAAGTTTGTTTTCAGGAAAATATCTCAATATCCTAAGATCAATGAGGTATTGAATTAA
- a CDS encoding DUF72 domain-containing protein, giving the protein MKKENLYIGCSGFYNNDWKGSLYPENAQSKDFLSLYSQTFNAVEINSTFYRIPTAKTLLKWYDGTPDTFRFFIKIPKDITHQKRLISSKEEITKFCQHIQGHLSHKLSGFLYQLPPSFKNTPENLKQIINNLDFSFLNVIEFRHESWWQKEIFDILRDHHIVFSGVSFPGNLPEDVIVNHPEILYYRLHGKPVLYKSEYSEDFLDHLADGISNKTQTIFIFFNNTWGTSAIRNAMYLKKVLA; this is encoded by the coding sequence ATGAAAAAAGAAAATCTTTACATCGGGTGTTCGGGATTTTACAATAACGACTGGAAAGGGTCTTTATACCCTGAAAATGCCCAAAGTAAAGATTTTCTTTCTTTATACTCCCAGACTTTTAATGCAGTGGAAATCAATTCGACATTTTACAGAATTCCTACTGCAAAAACCCTTTTAAAATGGTATGACGGGACTCCTGACACCTTCAGGTTCTTCATCAAGATCCCAAAGGATATTACCCACCAAAAACGTCTTATAAGTTCAAAAGAAGAGATTACGAAATTCTGCCAGCACATTCAAGGCCATCTCAGCCACAAATTATCGGGCTTCTTATACCAATTGCCTCCTTCTTTTAAAAACACTCCGGAGAACCTGAAACAAATTATCAATAATCTTGATTTCAGTTTTTTAAACGTCATTGAATTCCGCCATGAGTCCTGGTGGCAAAAAGAAATTTTTGATATATTAAGAGATCATCACATTGTTTTTTCAGGGGTAAGCTTTCCCGGCAACCTTCCGGAAGATGTTATTGTGAATCATCCTGAAATACTGTATTACAGGCTTCACGGAAAACCGGTCCTTTACAAATCGGAATACAGCGAAGACTTTTTGGATCATCTTGCTGACGGGATCAGCAATAAAACACAAACCATTTTTATATTCTTTAATAATACGTGGGGAACTTCAGCTATCAGAAATGCTATGTATTTAAAAAAAGTGCTGGCTTAA